The Ictalurus punctatus breed USDA103 chromosome 6, Coco_2.0, whole genome shotgun sequence DNA segment AGAGAAATGCTGAGAAATATGCCGCGTCTAGAGAACCTTTTCCTGTACGGAAACCCCTGGACCTGCGACTGTAGGCTGGACTGGCTCCAAGATTGGATGGCACACCATTCAGGTAATGTGATAAAAGTACTTAGTACTGATTGAAAGCAGTAGTGATgataacatataacatatacAGACTAGCTGTGTCCGTGTCCGTTGTTAATTGTGTTAAAATGTGTGATGTCACtgtttacatgtcatttaacGTGCTTGTAAATTCAGAATTGGTGTTTCAGAGTTTTTTGAGGACTCATCCTGTAcatctttttattcatttccaggTGTGATGAAATGCAAGAAAGACAAAGCTCATGCCAAAGATAAGCTATGTCCAGTGTGTGCTTCACCACAGCATCTGAGCGGAAAACAAATCTCTGAACCCACGGATTTCCAATGCACAGGACCGGTCATTAGCAACTCTCCAGGGAAGGATGTTTCACATGAGGAACACCTCAGTGAGCTTCTTCCTCTGGAGGATTTCAAGCCACTTTTAGGAAACATCACACTGAACCTGACAGATGAACATGGAAACACGGTAGTCTTGACCTGCCAAGTCGTAAAGCCGAGGGAGTCTGCAAAAATCACATGGAACTACACTGAGTCTTTACAGATCAGTGCTAACATGACTCTCTCTTTGGACCTTGAATGCCTGATGGACAGGGAGAAGTATGCGAGCTTGTGGCGACTGCTTGTGTACTACAGCGAGGTTGCGCTGCACCTGCGCAGGGAGATTATGTTAAGTAAAGAGCCTGAACCGAGCTATAGATACAGACAGGACATTGAGAGAGGCACGTACTATTACACCGGAGTCCGAGCTAATATTCTGTCCCGTCCATCTTGGCTCATGCAATCGTACGTGAATATAAAGCTCAACAGGCCCTACTCCACGTCCAAGACTGTAAAGCTCATTTTTACTACTCAGATGTCTTCTACCACAGATAGTGAGCAGGCAAGATGGCAGAAGAGGTCCTGGGTTATGATCAAACACAACAATGCAACCCAGACGACGTTTAGTTCAGTCGTGGGCAGCATGATTGAGATGGATTGCAGTgtgatgagttctggaggtCCAAGCATTCAGTGGATGTTACCTGATGGCTCTAAGGTTAGGTCAACTTTCAGTAGCCCAAACAACCGGCTATCAGTGTCTAGCACGGGTAAACTTCTTATCAAATCGGTGGATCACTCTGATTCTGGTGTATATTTCTGTATTGCTGAAGTACTGGGAGATGTAGACCTTCTTCCTTTTCGTTTATCAGTTGTCGAATCCTCCAGACCCCCCATAGGTGATGAGGTCAAGATTGCTTTCGATAAATTAGTAGGGGAATCTGTTTATCTGCCTTGCAATACCACTGCATCCCCAGATGCCGAAGTGAACTGGATCTTTCCAGACGGCAGTATGATGAACGCCAAAGCAAACTCATCTAGAGGTTTTGTCTTCTCCAACGGAACACTCTTCATACCTCGCTGCAGACCAGATGATAATGGGAATTACAAATGTGTGGCTCTGAATCAACATGGCGAGGACACTCTTTCTGTAAAGCTCACTGTTATGACACGGCAAGGAACACAGCCTTTCAAACGGCATTCCATGGGGCCCCTGTCTGCAGCAGGTATGTCTACAAAGGTCAGAGCAATTTTTGAGGGTACAGAGGAATCATCTGGTGATGATACAGGCCAGAAGACAATGCCATCAAATAGAGGTTTTATGAAACAAAGGAGGGGACCACAGTCAAGGTCACGAGCCTATCCAGTCAGGAATTTGCAGAGAAATTTTCCCGGCCAGAGGAAGCCAATTAGGAAAGGTTTGAACGTACAACAAAGAAAATATGCGCTTGGGAACAAGAGAAAAATAAGTAAATCCAATAACAAAATAGATCCTCAGAGATGGGCTGACCTTTTGGCCAAAATCCGTCAGAAAACAGTTCCAAATACCATAACACCTAGCTCTTACCCAAGCATTCCAGTAGAAAGGGTTCAGACTGTAGATTCAGAATCTCTCAATAACATAGAGGGATCTTCTCCAGATGATGCCAGCCCATTGAAGGAAGAGCCAAACGCCATTATCATGTCTCAAACTCATAATACACAACCAGTCACAGCTCCTCCACATACTGAGCACCAGGTGCACCAAATAACACCTCCTGAATCAAGCATTAAGTCAGATGAACTGACACTGAGACCTGCAGAAACCACAGCTGCACCTAATTATGTTACCACTGAGATAAATATCCTGGAGGGGAACCATGTAAACAGCTTAACTACCAGCACTTCACACAAAGAAGAAAGACAACGAAACCAATTGGAAAATAACCCAGCTGTTCCCAATTCAGAGTTAAAGAATGAGCTAGGCATCTCAGTGAAGTCTGCTGATGTTAACGAATCCTACACTAAGAGTGAAAAAGACAGTGCACAATGGATGATTAGCACTTCAACACAGACAACCAAATTCATTTCAGCTAATGTTGTAAAGCAAAGAGTTCTGTCCAGGACCCCTTGGAACTCCAGGAGGCGATTTGGAAACAGGGGACGAATAAACCgaccaagaccaagaccatCCTTGCCCCTAATCACTAACAGACCACAGTTATTTACAGTACCCAAGGCCACTATAACGCACAACCCATTAATCACTACAACCAGATCTGCCACACTAACAGCAGGCACATCAGCCTGTTCCATTGCTACACCTATTACCTCTTCCCAATATCCAAAATCCTTCACAGTCAATGATCGTAATGGTAAAGATGAAACGAATGTCTCGCTGTTAGCTGACAAAATCAATCCACTTGCCCACAAATTAGAGGCGAGTGAATTTTCCACAATCCAAATGACTAAACTAACTCCAAACATCCCACAATATAGTTTACGCCACGcaatacacattacaccaccagCAGTGACTGTGACCACATCTCAGAGGAGAGCAAATAAAGATACATCCGAAGAGAGTTGGCAAAACATACAGACATTCACTACAGAGATCAAGATGAATTACCACACTGCTTCTACGTCTCAGCCAGATGCAGATTATGAAACTCTCTTAACCACTCAAGGGGAGTTTACAACCAGACTTTCAGCACTAAAACCATCTCAGAAGTCTGTCACTGAGAATGACGCAACAGACACCAGCCCTCACATATCCGAATCACACCCAGAGCAAAGTCTCAGTAGCTTGCAAAGACTCAACTCTACACATAAATCTGTCAAAACTGTGACTGCTCCAGTCAAACCACTTCAAACCCCAGTTGTATTTCCATATGAAGACACAAAAGCAGAAGATTTACTAAAGACATCATTTTCTGATTCTTCAGTGAAACAAAGTCAAACTGGGTTTCTAACCACAATGCTTCACACTGTTCCGGATGAATACGGTTCTGTTTTTCCCATTACAACTCCAAGCCCAGAGGTGGGAGATGGAGAGTTGCAGTTGTCTAACATAAGCAAACCCCCTGGTATCACTTCAACAATGACATCTACAATGGCACCGGCAACCACGattcaaatatcaacaaaacctctcacaacaacaacatcatcaacaACTATGACACCCTTAATAAAAACCACAGAGTCTGGTTTTAATGCTCCAGTTATAACCACTAATTTTGGAGAAACAATCTCTTTAAAACCCAGCGTTCTGACAGCAGATAACAGAATTCAATTTTACTCAAGAAAACCTCAAACTAACCACATTCCTGAACAGAATCATGGAAGAACCTTTAATTATAAGTACCCCAACCACAGACACCCATTCATCATCCGTCAAACATCATCAGATACCAATTCATCTGTGGATATCAGATCAGATTCAGTTGGTACAATCAGATCCAGCATGTCACCTAAATCGTTTACAACCACTACTCAGATGACAACTACAAGCCCAACACCAAGTGCAAAGCCTCTTAGCAGAATTAAGACAGGTGTAGTCTCTACAAACCAGCACCTTGGAAAGAATGTTCCTCTTCCTCAGCCACCAGATGTTCCTGTACCGAGAGCAAGGCCCAGAATCACCACTGCTAATCTTAGCACAGTCACTGTGAATGCTGAAACAGATGTGCAGTTTCCGTGCAATTCTGTGGGGGAACCTAAACCTTTGGTTACCTGGACCAAAATCTCTACAGgtacaaataaacagataaataaacataatttattcatctaaaacaatacattttaaacaaagacaTTGATTAATATTCAGATTACTGAGTTGGGTCTGTTTGTCTTCCAAATGTAAACCTAATCTTTTTAATAACAGTATTTTGCATGCTGAGCCCAAGCTGGACACAAGCCATGGAGAACTGCCACTGTGTAAAATACAGAAACCATCAATATTCTCTACTGGCCCATGACATGTccaaagaacatgtgtgcaccTTCTATTTCTTCATGGTGACACAGGGAGAATCCCAAAGATACTCGTTTAGGACGGTTATTTACTGTTACACACGCAGTGTTTTAAAGAACCTACGATTACTTCAACAGATTACTTCCATATTGATAGACGCAAATTTTTCGttctttctatttctgtttTTCAGGGGCTATTATGTCAGCAAATACCAGAGTCCAGCGATTTGAGGTCCAGCCCAGCGGAACCTTGATAATCCACAACGTTCAGCTCCAGGATCGTGGCCAGTATGTCTGCACTGCTCGGACTCAACATGGTGTCGACAGGATGGTGGTTACCTTGATGGTTCTGGCACAAATTCCAAAAATCCTGCTTCCACAGCAGCATGACATAACCGTGTACTTGGGAGACCGCGTCAACCTTGAGTGTCAAGCACAAGGTCTTCCCCGTCCTCAGATAAGCTGGGTGCTTCCCAACCAGACTGTGGTGCAAGCAGTCAGCACTAGCGAGCAGAGGCTAATGCTTTTTAGCAATGGTACACTTCATATGAAGCAGACTAGCTATCCAGACAGTGGAATTTATAAGTGCATTGCCAATAATGTGGCAGGAGCTGCAACAATATCGATTCGGCTCCACGTTACTGCACTTCCACCCATGATCCTGCAACGGCGACAGGAAAACCACACCGTTTCTGAGGGTCAGACCATGTACATCCACTGCAGTGCTAAAGGAGCCCCATATCCAGTGATTCGGTGGATCACCTTCAGTGGCATGCAAATCCGCCCTTCCCAGTTCGTCAATGGAAATCTGTTCGTCTTTCCCAATGGGACGCTATACATTCGCAACCCAACAGAAAAAGACTCCGGTACCTACGAGTGTGTTGCTGTGAACATCGTGGGCGTAGCCAAGAGGATTGTGAGTGTGTTGGTGAAGAGGACTTCCTCTACAGCCAAAATTACCTTCACATCACCCCTAAGTACTGATGTCAGTTACGGTGGTTATCTAAGGTTAGACTGCAGTGCTTCAGGAAACCCTGAGCCGAAAATCATCTGGAGAACTCCGGCAAAAAAACTCATTGATGCACATTTCAGGTACGACGATATGACAAGTGATAAGCACGTAATCCTAAATTCACCTTAGCAAGTAACAAACTGACAgggattcattcattttctgtgtgtgtgcaacacAGAGCTGTATTTTCAGTGACAGCGCTCAGCGACGAAGCAACAGCATgacatattcaattcaattcaattcaattttatttgtatagcgctttttacaatagacattttctcaaagcagctttacagaaatatcaatatgaCATATCAATTGAGACTTTGTCAAGTTCGTGCAAATAAGGTGTAATGCAATAAAGCGACAGGTTCGATTGGCTCGTACCGACCCTACGGCACATGTGGTCtgacgtttcttcagttccccactcATACCTTTACTTCCCACCTGCAATTAATTCCCATTTAGTGTTTGatgcaaaaatggaagaaaacattttcagtttCGCATCAGAACTTataattttgtaacattttgttcttttcttcttttggaCAGTTAATTAATAATtcgttaattaattaattaattggcATTGAAGTCTGTTGCTGCAGAAGAAAGTCTGCATTTTGTCGATCCTAAAAGTCATAAAATCAACATAGATTTTAATGAACTAACTATTATAATCAGCTTTGACCAAAACTAAAATACACAAGTGGAAGagctgcattttgtttatttctagtATACATTTCTAATGTACAGAGATTGTGGTTTAATATAGTGTCGGTACTTACCATAGATCAATGTAATGTCATCATTTACTACAGTCCAAAGTTTTAAGGAGGTACTTCTGGGACGAATATGAATGTGCACAGGAgttattgtagtagtagtagaagaattCGCTCACGGATTAAAAGGCCACCCTTACAACTTCCAGATGTGATGAGCAGATTTTGTACCTCAGTGCACCATCTGTTGCCGATTACAATGCAAACGCCTCCAACTTTGTTCTAGACAGCTGACTGAATAGTCTAGTCCAAGCTCATAATTCCTGGAGTTATGGGCAGATTTGGCCAGAGGGCATGAGTTCATCCAAGTTTCACTGATGCACACAGACCAAAGATTTAATGTGTATAATTGGACAAGGGAAATCCTCAACCTTGGTGTTTAAAAACTGTGCATATAAAAATTCTACCATTGTAATGACATCAGTTGTTTCCTTAGACAAAAACCTTACACATTTGTTA contains these protein-coding regions:
- the LOC108266865 gene encoding matrix-remodeling-associated protein 5; the protein is MKPLERRSRRMGAMSRCSLVVLTLLVVFPDVSVSCPRPCACYIPSEVHCTFRSLTLVPSRVPRSVRRMNLGFNSISQLDKDSLAELRNLELLMMHGNNIHQIPDGVFRDLMSLQVLKISYNKVKLITSHSLSGLTRLVRLHLDNNHIEFIHPDAFRGMTSLRLLHLDGNYLQKLHHSTFSTFSLLNHFPVSTIKHLYLADNYLTSLPREMLRNMPRLENLFLYGNPWTCDCRLDWLQDWMAHHSGVMKCKKDKAHAKDKLCPVCASPQHLSGKQISEPTDFQCTGPVISNSPGKDVSHEEHLSELLPLEDFKPLLGNITLNLTDEHGNTVVLTCQVVKPRESAKITWNYTESLQISANMTLSLDLECLMDREKYASLWRLLVYYSEVALHLRREIMLSKEPEPSYRYRQDIERGTYYYTGVRANILSRPSWLMQSYVNIKLNRPYSTSKTVKLIFTTQMSSTTDSEQARWQKRSWVMIKHNNATQTTFSSVVGSMIEMDCSVMSSGGPSIQWMLPDGSKVRSTFSSPNNRLSVSSTGKLLIKSVDHSDSGVYFCIAEVLGDVDLLPFRLSVVESSRPPIGDEVKIAFDKLVGESVYLPCNTTASPDAEVNWIFPDGSMMNAKANSSRGFVFSNGTLFIPRCRPDDNGNYKCVALNQHGEDTLSVKLTVMTRQGTQPFKRHSMGPLSAAGMSTKVRAIFEGTEESSGDDTGQKTMPSNRGFMKQRRGPQSRSRAYPVRNLQRNFPGQRKPIRKGLNVQQRKYALGNKRKISKSNNKIDPQRWADLLAKIRQKTVPNTITPSSYPSIPVERVQTVDSESLNNIEGSSPDDASPLKEEPNAIIMSQTHNTQPVTAPPHTEHQVHQITPPESSIKSDELTLRPAETTAAPNYVTTEINILEGNHVNSLTTSTSHKEERQRNQLENNPAVPNSELKNELGISVKSADVNESYTKSEKDSAQWMISTSTQTTKFISANVVKQRVLSRTPWNSRRRFGNRGRINRPRPRPSLPLITNRPQLFTVPKATITHNPLITTTRSATLTAGTSACSIATPITSSQYPKSFTVNDRNGKDETNVSLLADKINPLAHKLEASEFSTIQMTKLTPNIPQYSLRHAIHITPPAVTVTTSQRRANKDTSEESWQNIQTFTTEIKMNYHTASTSQPDADYETLLTTQGEFTTRLSALKPSQKSVTENDATDTSPHISESHPEQSLSSLQRLNSTHKSVKTVTAPVKPLQTPVVFPYEDTKAEDLLKTSFSDSSVKQSQTGFLTTMLHTVPDEYGSVFPITTPSPEVGDGELQLSNISKPPGITSTMTSTMAPATTIQISTKPLTTTTSSTTMTPLIKTTESGFNAPVITTNFGETISLKPSVLTADNRIQFYSRKPQTNHIPEQNHGRTFNYKYPNHRHPFIIRQTSSDTNSSVDIRSDSVGTIRSSMSPKSFTTTTQMTTTSPTPSAKPLSRIKTGVVSTNQHLGKNVPLPQPPDVPVPRARPRITTANLSTVTVNAETDVQFPCNSVGEPKPLVTWTKISTGAIMSANTRVQRFEVQPSGTLIIHNVQLQDRGQYVCTARTQHGVDRMVVTLMVLAQIPKILLPQQHDITVYLGDRVNLECQAQGLPRPQISWVLPNQTVVQAVSTSEQRLMLFSNGTLHMKQTSYPDSGIYKCIANNVAGAATISIRLHVTALPPMILQRRQENHTVSEGQTMYIHCSAKGAPYPVIRWITFSGMQIRPSQFVNGNLFVFPNGTLYIRNPTEKDSGTYECVAVNIVGVAKRIVSVLVKRTSSTAKITFTSPLSTDVSYGGYLRLDCSASGNPEPKIIWRTPAKKLIDAHFSLDHRMKVFSNGTLTIESVTDKDHGDYLCLARNKIGNDFVLLKVTVMMKAAKIEQKHLNTHKVLYGGDLKVDCIASGLPNPEIKWSLPDGTMINSIMQSDDYRVRTRRYVVFDNGTLYFNDVGMKEEGDYTCYAENQIGKDEMKIYIRVVAAAPNIHNNTFEVIRLSHGETASLACRAKGQPSPIITWLSPNNHIITLPASDKYQLTTDGTLQIHKVQRLDSGNYTCLAKNTAGTDKKVVSVEVVTSAPIINGIKSPVTRAEETAEKDQQVLLHCKAEGTPHPQVMWIMPENVVLPTPYYGSRIMVHRNGTLDIRNLRKSDSVELLCIARNEAGEARLQVQLHVTEHVEKPKLKSLATETVQITSGVSVILNCSMQGNPQPEITWFLPNGTTITSGTSIFRFNHLPDGALIIREASVSETGIYQCVGRNSAGSVERTVSLESSQKPVITSKYSSLVSIINGENLQLNCLSSGNPIPKLTWTLPSGEILTRPLRMGRYVIFDNGTLTVEHASVYDRGTYLCNSANEHGSSSMSVAVIVIAYPPRITTGPSAVTYGRPGLAIKLDCMAIGIPKPEVLWEMPDKIQLKSGPHPRLYGNRYIHPQGSLVIQNPSSRDSGFYKCTAKNVVGSDSKATYVYVF